In Synechococcus sp. UW69, a single genomic region encodes these proteins:
- a CDS encoding resolvase translates to MDSAQASAQPEALVGIDDVQKSLNRSRASVYRYTNTDPRNLNPPFNPRKLNPEYRSDQKDPLMFHPNEVARFAKDVLRIKEVTVEVLNSPSTATQQILGSILEELRLIRTHLEGSVQPPSDLSARLDQQDRPAA, encoded by the coding sequence ATGGATTCAGCCCAAGCTTCCGCGCAACCTGAGGCCTTGGTGGGCATTGACGACGTTCAGAAATCTCTCAATCGTTCTCGCGCATCGGTCTATCGCTACACCAACACAGACCCTCGCAACCTCAATCCTCCCTTCAATCCCCGCAAGCTGAATCCGGAATACCGCAGCGATCAGAAAGATCCGCTGATGTTCCATCCCAACGAAGTTGCACGCTTCGCCAAGGACGTTCTGCGCATCAAGGAAGTCACTGTTGAGGTGTTGAATTCTCCGTCAACGGCGACGCAACAGATTCTGGGATCAATCCTTGAAGAGCTCCGTCTGATTCGCACCCATCTCGAAGGCAGCGTGCAGCCCCCTTCTGATCTAAGTGCACGTCTCGACCAGCAAGATCGTCCAGCTGCTTAA
- a CDS encoding 2Fe-2S iron-sulfur cluster-binding protein: MPTIRFEQEDQQVGCIEGANLRKAALDAGINPYKSLNNLNNCSGVGQCGTCVMEVVEGQGNLSPRSDVEEVYLADRPANFRLSCRTTVNGDVTVRTRPAEGVGRGSNSLVGAIKSLFGR, encoded by the coding sequence GTGCCCACCATCCGATTCGAGCAGGAAGACCAGCAGGTTGGCTGCATCGAGGGCGCGAATCTGCGAAAAGCTGCACTTGATGCAGGGATCAACCCCTACAAGAGCCTCAACAACCTCAACAACTGCAGTGGCGTTGGTCAGTGCGGCACCTGTGTGATGGAGGTGGTTGAAGGTCAGGGCAACCTTTCACCCCGCAGCGACGTGGAAGAGGTGTACCTGGCTGACCGGCCTGCGAACTTCCGCTTGAGCTGCCGCACCACTGTGAACGGTGATGTGACGGTTCGCACCCGTCCGGCCGAAGGTGTTGGCCGCGGCTCCAACAGCCTCGTTGGTGCGATCAAATCCCTGTTTGGCCGCTGA
- a CDS encoding arsenate reductase family protein, with the protein MAGILQVYSYNRCSTCRKALAWLSERGIAHDVHDITLNPPSRELLSAAYQCFGERKLLFNTSGQSYRAMGAASVKALTDDEALDALAADGKLIKRPFVVVDSSTFLIGFKPDLWESTLQG; encoded by the coding sequence TTGGCGGGAATTCTCCAGGTCTACAGCTACAACCGCTGCAGCACCTGTCGGAAGGCGTTGGCATGGCTGTCTGAGCGAGGAATCGCCCACGACGTCCACGACATCACCCTGAACCCACCGTCTAGGGAGCTGCTGTCGGCGGCTTATCAATGTTTTGGTGAGCGGAAGCTGTTGTTCAACACCAGTGGCCAGAGCTATCGAGCCATGGGAGCTGCATCGGTGAAGGCCCTCACCGATGACGAGGCTCTTGATGCTCTGGCTGCCGACGGAAAACTGATCAAACGCCCTTTTGTGGTGGTGGATTCCTCCACGTTTCTGATCGGCTTTAAGCCTGATCTCTGGGAGTCGACGCTCCAGGGCTGA
- a CDS encoding histidine phosphatase family protein, giving the protein MPLRLLLVRHGLSSFNKERRIQGRDDLSNLSDEGHEQARALGRSLQEVSFHAIYSSPLQRAAATTASLLEAHAGQAPDVLLDDGLLEVDLEPWSGQTIDELIEGSPEAYSIWKQQPMRLELQRRDGSSYKPLAELMEQARGFITNLLQRHPVDGNDTVLVVAHNAILRCLMLVLLGEPDNGFRRLRVDNTSLSIFNLHPGVDRPQVQIECLNSTTHLQPLPEKGKNARLILVRHGETDWNKAGRFQGQIDIPLNSNGRRQAAAARDFLKDIPIDRAWSSTLSRPTETAQIILEAHPDVPLTQIDGLVEIGHGLWEGKLESEIRDGWSELLDTWKRAPETVQMPEGETIQDVWARSVRSWGEIAGELKPEETVLVVAHDAVNKTILCDLLGLTPADIWAVKQGNGGVTVVDIAADPGQPAVVTCLNLTSHFGSVIDRTAAGAL; this is encoded by the coding sequence GTGCCCCTTCGTCTTCTTTTGGTCCGCCACGGTCTCAGCAGTTTCAACAAGGAGCGGCGCATCCAGGGTCGGGATGATCTTTCGAACCTCAGTGATGAGGGTCATGAACAGGCAAGGGCCCTGGGCCGCTCGCTGCAGGAGGTGAGCTTCCACGCCATCTACAGCTCGCCGTTGCAACGGGCTGCCGCCACAACCGCAAGCCTGCTGGAGGCTCATGCCGGTCAGGCACCGGATGTTCTGCTCGATGACGGCCTGCTGGAAGTGGATCTGGAACCCTGGTCCGGTCAAACCATCGATGAGCTCATCGAAGGGTCACCAGAGGCTTACAGCATCTGGAAACAGCAACCGATGAGGTTGGAACTTCAACGTCGGGACGGTTCGTCTTACAAGCCCCTGGCGGAGCTGATGGAGCAGGCACGTGGATTCATCACCAACCTGCTGCAGCGCCATCCCGTCGATGGCAATGACACGGTGCTGGTGGTGGCCCACAACGCCATCCTGCGCTGCCTGATGCTGGTGTTGCTTGGAGAACCAGACAATGGTTTTCGACGGCTCCGCGTCGACAACACCTCCCTCTCGATCTTCAACCTCCATCCCGGCGTTGATCGCCCCCAGGTGCAGATCGAATGCCTGAACAGCACCACACACCTGCAACCTCTGCCGGAGAAGGGCAAGAACGCCAGGCTGATCCTGGTGCGGCACGGCGAGACCGACTGGAACAAGGCAGGCCGCTTCCAGGGACAAATCGACATTCCGCTTAACAGCAACGGTCGCCGTCAAGCCGCGGCCGCCCGCGATTTCCTCAAAGACATCCCCATCGATCGGGCCTGGAGCAGCACCCTGTCGCGGCCAACGGAAACGGCCCAGATCATTCTCGAGGCGCATCCCGATGTGCCCTTGACCCAAATCGATGGACTGGTGGAGATCGGACACGGACTGTGGGAAGGCAAGCTCGAATCCGAGATCAGAGACGGCTGGTCGGAGCTTCTGGACACCTGGAAGCGTGCTCCAGAAACCGTGCAGATGCCTGAGGGGGAAACCATCCAGGACGTGTGGGCCCGTTCCGTCCGGAGCTGGGGAGAGATCGCTGGTGAGCTGAAGCCTGAGGAAACGGTGCTGGTGGTGGCCCACGACGCCGTCAACAAGACAATTCTGTGCGACCTGCTTGGCCTAACTCCGGCCGACATCTGGGCCGTCAAACAGGGCAACGGTGGCGTCACGGTGGTCGACATTGCCGCCGATCCAGGCCAGCCTGCAGTGGTGACCTGCCTCAACCTCACCTCCCATTTCGGAAGCGTGATTGACCGAACGGCAGCAGGCGCTCTCTGA
- the lepB gene encoding signal peptidase I encodes MKGRVSAIWEFWAPFLFTVSLYLLLRQFAFEARYIPSGSMLPGLQVGDKLIVEKLSYRSRPPQRGEIVVFNSPSAFDPVWKLESGQPNPLKCGIVTFPGISWVVDRVLVQRYPECEAWIKRVVGVPGDVVEVNSRGAVSINGTAFKEPYVTNFCSDRDGMIGCKGLYAVVPEGNVVVLGDNRRNSQDARRWPGGPFLPDDQIIGRAVFRFWPPARIGPLSN; translated from the coding sequence GTGAAGGGCAGAGTGAGCGCGATTTGGGAGTTCTGGGCCCCGTTTCTGTTCACGGTCTCGCTGTATCTCTTGCTTCGGCAATTCGCCTTTGAAGCGCGTTACATCCCATCGGGATCGATGCTTCCTGGCCTGCAGGTTGGCGACAAGTTGATCGTTGAGAAACTTTCGTATCGGTCCCGCCCTCCCCAGCGTGGTGAGATCGTCGTGTTCAATTCCCCAAGTGCGTTTGATCCCGTCTGGAAACTGGAGTCGGGGCAACCGAATCCACTGAAGTGCGGCATCGTCACCTTCCCAGGCATCAGTTGGGTTGTCGATCGGGTCCTGGTGCAGCGCTACCCCGAATGTGAGGCCTGGATTAAACGGGTGGTCGGTGTTCCTGGCGATGTTGTTGAGGTCAACAGTCGTGGCGCTGTGAGCATCAACGGCACAGCCTTCAAAGAGCCTTACGTCACCAACTTCTGTTCGGATCGCGATGGAATGATCGGCTGCAAAGGTCTGTATGCCGTCGTCCCCGAAGGCAACGTTGTCGTTTTGGGTGACAACCGTCGCAACAGCCAGGATGCACGTCGTTGGCCCGGGGGGCCGTTCCTGCCCGACGATCAGATCATCGGGCGTGCTGTCTTCCGCTTCTGGCCGCCTGCGCGGATCGGTCCGCTCAGCAACTGA
- a CDS encoding inorganic diphosphatase, producing the protein MDLHQLPPSPSQGLVNLIVEIPAGSRNKYEYLAEAGVMVLDRVMHSSVRYPFDYGFIPNTQADDGSPLDAMVIMAEPTFAGCLIKARPIGVLDLYDLDVYDGKILCVPDADPRQDEIRSIRQIAASQLEEVAEFFRTYRTLQGGVVSIDGWRDIDAVQPLLDFCIKAAN; encoded by the coding sequence ATGGATCTCCATCAGCTCCCCCCGTCTCCTTCGCAAGGATTGGTGAATCTCATCGTGGAGATTCCGGCAGGAAGCAGAAATAAATACGAATATCTGGCTGAGGCTGGCGTCATGGTGCTGGACAGGGTGATGCACTCCTCGGTGCGTTACCCGTTCGATTACGGCTTCATTCCCAACACGCAGGCGGACGATGGATCTCCCCTTGATGCCATGGTCATCATGGCCGAGCCCACTTTTGCGGGCTGTCTGATCAAGGCCCGCCCTATCGGGGTTTTGGATCTGTATGACCTGGATGTCTACGACGGGAAGATCTTGTGTGTTCCCGATGCGGATCCCCGTCAAGACGAGATCCGTAGCATTCGCCAGATTGCGGCATCACAGCTTGAGGAGGTCGCTGAATTTTTCAGGACATACCGCACGCTGCAAGGAGGAGTTGTGTCGATTGATGGTTGGCGCGACATCGATGCGGTCCAGCCATTACTGGATTTCTGTATCAAAGCGGCCAACTGA
- a CDS encoding dihydroorotase, protein MNDTLLLDPVRILRGPGHTVQLGAVLIDQGVLVGFDDDARQQALGLGIKASPASDQLVAPCLVDPHSILETPFSGDQETAVSLRHCAAAGGYGQIALLPRSNNWRDCPEQLQGFSLDQNQAATVRLHLWGGFSRGGKADELAPHGDLLEHGAIGLADDVAMVPTPLLERGLLLGEMGGCPVLVAPRDPALQGEGLVREGVETLRAGWPADPITSETLPLSQLLLLHQRHPERQLRLMNLSTAAAVVQLASCEFPPLSSVSWWHLLNDRSMLASSDPGWRVCPSLGGPEDRDQLIQAVQQRIITAVAVHAVPLDAEDMLLPGDQRPAGLSGHHLVLPALWKALVQSGRWTVEDLWQALSFGPSALIDQPPEQLEQGSRRWLLFDPEQRWSVERSTPGAPRAANIPWLGRELQGSVVACGLSC, encoded by the coding sequence ATGAACGACACCTTGCTGCTGGATCCGGTGCGCATCCTGCGTGGCCCCGGACACACGGTTCAGCTCGGTGCAGTTCTGATCGATCAGGGGGTGCTGGTCGGCTTTGACGACGACGCCCGGCAGCAGGCCCTGGGCCTGGGCATCAAGGCCAGCCCAGCATCGGATCAACTGGTCGCCCCCTGCCTTGTTGATCCCCATTCCATCCTTGAGACCCCCTTCAGTGGGGACCAGGAAACAGCCGTGAGCCTGCGGCACTGTGCCGCCGCAGGGGGCTACGGCCAGATTGCCCTGCTTCCCCGCAGCAACAACTGGCGCGATTGCCCGGAGCAGCTCCAGGGATTCAGCCTCGATCAGAATCAAGCAGCAACGGTTCGCCTGCACCTTTGGGGAGGCTTCAGCCGGGGCGGCAAGGCAGATGAACTTGCCCCCCATGGCGATCTGCTCGAACACGGTGCCATCGGGCTGGCAGACGATGTCGCCATGGTTCCAACCCCGTTGCTGGAACGGGGACTGCTGCTCGGAGAGATGGGGGGATGCCCAGTGCTCGTGGCACCCCGCGATCCCGCACTGCAGGGGGAGGGTCTGGTGCGGGAAGGCGTGGAAACACTGCGGGCCGGATGGCCAGCGGATCCGATCACCAGCGAGACCCTTCCGCTCAGCCAGTTGCTGTTGCTGCATCAACGCCATCCGGAACGACAACTGCGACTCATGAATCTGTCCACGGCAGCAGCGGTTGTTCAACTCGCCAGCTGCGAGTTCCCTCCCCTGAGCAGCGTGAGCTGGTGGCATCTCCTGAACGACCGCAGCATGCTGGCCAGCAGCGATCCAGGCTGGCGCGTCTGCCCCTCCCTCGGGGGTCCGGAGGATCGTGACCAGTTGATCCAGGCCGTTCAACAGCGAATCATTACTGCCGTGGCTGTCCATGCTGTGCCTCTGGATGCCGAGGACATGCTGTTGCCGGGTGACCAGCGTCCGGCAGGCCTCAGCGGCCACCATCTGGTGCTGCCAGCGCTTTGGAAGGCTCTGGTGCAATCGGGCCGCTGGACCGTTGAAGATCTTTGGCAAGCCCTCAGCTTTGGGCCGTCGGCCCTGATCGATCAGCCCCCTGAACAGCTTGAGCAGGGCAGCCGGCGCTGGCTGCTGTTCGATCCCGAGCAACGCTGGTCGGTCGAGAGAAGCACGCCTGGAGCTCCGCGCGCTGCCAACATTCCCTGGCTGGGACGTGAACTTCAGGGCAGTGTTGTGGCCTGCGGACTCAGTTGCTGA